In the Pseudoalteromonas ulvae UL12 genome, one interval contains:
- a CDS encoding helix-turn-helix transcriptional regulator, producing MNWLESNVYLQVSSHYQESNTINVLLKVLETMCCNVKVDTNLPELNEAKQDNLYLICARDTPWNDMLPAHLMLLARDHRVIIYNAKHEEISEQLLLMANVKGVFYHNDTPDILLKGISKILNDELWFKRSSICKAFGNLLAQQPKYAASEQSNDSLEKLTKRERTIIHLISQGAKNKDVAEKLHISDHTVKTHLYSAFRKTNARNRIELVNWAQKFLPCALQHGAPASHINP from the coding sequence GTGAATTGGCTAGAGTCAAATGTATATCTGCAAGTCTCATCGCATTATCAAGAATCCAATACGATCAATGTGCTACTGAAAGTGCTAGAAACAATGTGTTGTAATGTCAAAGTCGACACCAACCTACCTGAATTAAATGAGGCAAAACAAGACAACCTTTACTTAATTTGTGCTCGGGATACACCATGGAATGATATGTTACCGGCCCATTTAATGCTGCTCGCCAGAGATCATCGCGTGATTATTTACAATGCAAAGCATGAGGAAATTTCTGAGCAATTACTACTGATGGCAAACGTCAAAGGCGTCTTTTACCATAATGATACCCCCGACATTCTATTAAAAGGGATCAGTAAAATTTTAAATGATGAATTATGGTTTAAACGCAGCTCTATCTGTAAAGCCTTTGGTAACTTACTCGCCCAGCAACCTAAATATGCAGCCTCAGAGCAAAGTAATGACTCACTTGAAAAACTGACCAAGCGAGAGCGCACTATAATTCATCTCATCTCACAAGGTGCAAAAAACAAAGATGTCGCCGAGAAACTGCACATCAGCGACCACACAGTCAAAACCCACCTTTACAGTGCATTCAGAAAAACCAATGCCCGCAACCGTATTGAGCTAGTCAATTGGGCGCAAAAGTTTTTACCTTGTGCCCTGCAACATGGCGCACCAGCTAGCCATATCAATCCTTAA
- a CDS encoding curlin: protein MKLNKSLVTCAVAMALSSTTVLASSKDLSESVHTKNKVQVVGNSMVINQTSGTGVTWGNDLRALQDGDLHQLEITTTGEANSTETVQVGQSNLLLLTTTGNENSQVYTQNGEMNGALTELTGNGNEIAVTQSGAGFLGANNEAINVITGDNNEITVEQSDGGHWAYNKDMQGNSNAVSVSQAGAWSEMHLDKVQGDANSIDVVQDGLWNTLKVNELIGDANELNVEQVGDIQVATIGLINGSDNDISIDQQGGSNAVTVAAVEGNDNTLMLDQRGDDNEIVSDVFTGSDNEVAINQQGDENKASADVIGSDNDFKVTQLGNSNESYMGALGDNNDFTLIQLGNDNSSHIANFNAADSNVTVSQTGDSNASLVQSSYPNVSLTSFNNEVMVSQMGNENDSTVTFSSILDSNNSNVDIAQNGDLNSLDMMIEGSGHNIDIAQTGNYNMIGGLGGDALLVGGGDITLSINQMGDGNLVEGSIISASGNISITQVGDYNSATIVQQ from the coding sequence GTGAAATTAAATAAATCTCTGGTTACATGTGCTGTCGCAATGGCGTTGAGTTCAACAACGGTGCTGGCAAGCAGCAAAGATTTAAGTGAGTCCGTCCATACTAAAAATAAAGTACAAGTAGTCGGTAACTCAATGGTAATCAATCAAACTTCAGGAACAGGTGTGACCTGGGGGAATGATTTAAGAGCGTTGCAAGATGGTGACTTACATCAGCTTGAAATAACCACAACAGGTGAAGCTAATAGCACTGAAACAGTGCAAGTAGGGCAAAGTAATTTGCTTCTTTTAACCACCACAGGCAATGAAAATAGCCAGGTTTACACTCAAAATGGCGAGATGAATGGTGCGTTAACTGAGCTAACTGGTAATGGCAATGAAATTGCTGTGACTCAGTCTGGTGCAGGCTTTTTAGGCGCTAACAATGAAGCGATTAATGTTATCACCGGCGATAACAATGAGATTACCGTTGAGCAATCTGATGGTGGGCATTGGGCTTATAACAAAGACATGCAAGGAAATAGCAATGCTGTTTCTGTATCTCAAGCGGGTGCGTGGAGTGAAATGCACTTAGACAAAGTGCAAGGTGATGCAAACAGTATCGACGTTGTTCAAGATGGCCTTTGGAATACCTTAAAAGTAAATGAGTTAATCGGTGATGCGAATGAGCTCAATGTTGAGCAAGTAGGTGATATCCAAGTGGCGACTATTGGTTTAATCAATGGTTCAGACAATGATATTTCGATTGATCAGCAAGGTGGTAGTAACGCAGTTACTGTGGCCGCTGTAGAAGGAAACGATAACACGTTAATGCTTGATCAACGTGGCGATGACAATGAAATTGTCAGCGATGTGTTCACAGGCTCAGACAATGAAGTCGCCATTAACCAGCAAGGCGATGAAAATAAAGCGTCAGCTGATGTGATTGGCAGTGATAATGATTTCAAAGTAACGCAATTGGGCAATAGCAATGAATCATACATGGGCGCATTAGGCGACAATAATGATTTCACTTTGATACAACTTGGTAATGACAACAGCAGCCATATTGCGAACTTTAATGCTGCAGATAGCAATGTCACTGTGTCACAAACAGGTGATTCGAATGCGAGTCTTGTACAGTCATCGTATCCTAATGTGTCACTGACCAGCTTTAATAATGAAGTGATGGTGTCACAAATGGGTAATGAAAATGACTCAACGGTTACGTTCAGCAGTATTTTAGACAGTAACAATAGTAATGTAGATATTGCACAAAACGGTGACTTAAACTCACTAGACATGATGATTGAAGGCAGTGGCCACAATATTGATATTGCGCAAACGGGCAATTACAACATGATTGGCGGTCTAGGTGGCGATGCACTTTTGGTTGGTGGTGGTGATATCACACTAAGCATCAATCAAATGGGTGATGGCAACTTAGTTGAAGGTTCAATTATTAGTGCCTCAGGTAACATTTCAATCACACAAGTAGGTGATTACAACAGCGCAACGATTGTTCAACAATAA
- a CDS encoding serine/threonine-protein kinase gives MIDGLAEFLATKGYTISEPIGKGGMGEVYLGHDPRLNRPIAIKICSLSDHPNSQLEAKNLAALNHPNIVQVYDVLEHLAHTLIIMELVEGPTLKQHLKTAVLTEKQKLNIVTQICQALVHAHQRGVFHCDLKSSNIIVNQDNDVKLVDFGISISEHNPQPRSINYGSVLTASPEHLNGQALDQHSDLFCLGLLAFDMFYQRHPFVSKQSSLVDNMFKHPKLDAQSLLPLLPEALAQLLNQLVEVDKKQRPENSEDVLTRLRFIEQHYDMATDDTLAITKVLPAANQSKSMFKLFAAVLSLMLVSATLGYWLITPKEKETVLLLPSTALNTVKTNFTLTIDDALSQYFIQNDQFKLLPETDARLIDQMTAKSHSEQLAIAGKELGASVIIRPTIRCEKIFCQVKLQSYRAPSWYVHNEKSGRLNVENYTHLYTFSQTLLEQITGGHDISTQLNDGDEQNYQQYLSIKQAFLNGDLNNTSDKNSLDQLYTLLKQNNKIYSAYSLYRELALNTYHIDKNPEHLTQMEALLASSPSQYKQSESYHLDLFSLYQAQQEWEKARNVIELLKPKNPSHYYSLLGRWHYAQNQFKETKQYYLKSLELTPNLALRKSLAYLYYIESDFEQALNETLRIVNALPDDLFANQLLADIYMGQGEYKKSIQHYLSFIDSSQTPIDYSNLSLALWLDQQPEKALYYAQKALELATENTGIILNYADLLNVNAQTQQAHDYYQQIINKVIAKPSAQELLEKAQAYSQVGDHMNALKTLSSVVVNNENKQFYFYTATLVNTQAKQFESALVSFEESLQAGYPIEWFQFPWYQPLCKFTIFSNKAGSFCLQ, from the coding sequence GTGATTGATGGGTTAGCGGAGTTTTTAGCCACAAAGGGATACACCATTAGCGAGCCAATTGGCAAAGGCGGCATGGGTGAAGTCTACTTGGGTCACGATCCTCGTCTCAATCGCCCTATCGCAATTAAAATATGCTCACTGAGCGATCACCCCAATAGTCAATTAGAAGCCAAAAATTTAGCCGCACTGAATCACCCTAACATAGTACAAGTTTACGATGTATTAGAGCACTTAGCACATACTCTGATCATCATGGAGCTAGTCGAAGGCCCGACGCTGAAACAGCACCTAAAAACAGCGGTATTAACTGAAAAACAAAAACTCAATATTGTAACGCAAATATGCCAAGCGTTAGTTCACGCTCATCAACGAGGTGTGTTTCATTGCGATCTAAAAAGTAGCAATATCATTGTTAACCAAGACAATGACGTCAAGTTAGTCGATTTTGGGATCAGTATTAGCGAACACAACCCACAACCCAGAAGCATCAATTATGGCTCTGTGCTAACGGCCTCTCCTGAGCACCTAAATGGGCAAGCGCTCGATCAACACAGTGACTTATTTTGTTTAGGATTACTCGCCTTTGATATGTTTTATCAGCGTCATCCCTTTGTAAGCAAACAAAGTAGCCTGGTTGACAACATGTTTAAACACCCCAAGCTCGATGCACAAAGCTTGCTCCCGCTATTGCCTGAGGCACTCGCACAGCTACTCAATCAATTAGTCGAAGTGGATAAAAAGCAACGCCCTGAAAATAGTGAAGATGTGCTAACGCGATTGCGTTTTATAGAACAACATTACGATATGGCGACTGATGATACATTAGCTATCACCAAAGTCTTACCTGCTGCCAACCAGTCCAAGTCAATGTTCAAGTTATTTGCTGCTGTACTTAGCCTTATGTTAGTCAGTGCAACACTTGGGTACTGGTTGATAACCCCAAAAGAGAAAGAGACGGTCTTATTATTACCCTCAACCGCACTCAATACAGTCAAAACCAATTTCACGCTGACAATCGATGATGCCCTTAGCCAGTACTTTATCCAGAATGACCAGTTCAAGTTACTGCCAGAAACCGATGCACGATTAATCGACCAAATGACCGCTAAAAGTCACAGTGAACAGTTGGCGATTGCTGGTAAAGAATTAGGCGCATCCGTCATTATCCGCCCCACCATTCGTTGTGAGAAGATCTTTTGCCAAGTTAAATTGCAATCTTACCGCGCTCCATCTTGGTATGTACACAATGAAAAATCAGGGAGGCTTAATGTCGAAAACTACACTCATTTATATACGTTTAGTCAAACCTTGCTTGAACAAATTACAGGCGGCCACGATATTAGCACTCAGCTAAACGATGGCGATGAACAAAACTACCAACAATATTTATCCATTAAACAAGCTTTTTTAAATGGTGATTTAAATAATACATCAGACAAAAATTCATTAGATCAACTCTATACATTATTGAAACAAAACAACAAAATTTATAGTGCGTATAGTTTATACCGAGAGCTTGCCCTCAATACCTATCACATTGATAAAAACCCTGAGCATTTAACCCAAATGGAAGCACTGTTAGCCAGCTCACCAAGTCAATACAAACAAAGTGAAAGCTATCACCTTGATTTATTCAGCCTGTATCAAGCCCAGCAAGAATGGGAAAAAGCTCGTAATGTCATCGAGTTATTAAAACCTAAAAACCCTAGCCATTATTACAGCTTGCTCGGGAGATGGCACTACGCTCAAAATCAATTTAAAGAAACAAAGCAATACTATTTAAAATCTCTTGAGCTCACTCCGAACTTAGCACTTAGGAAATCATTGGCTTATTTGTACTATATCGAAAGCGATTTTGAACAAGCGCTAAACGAGACTTTACGTATCGTTAATGCGCTACCTGATGACTTATTTGCCAATCAGTTATTAGCGGATATATATATGGGACAAGGTGAGTATAAAAAAAGCATCCAACATTATTTATCTTTTATTGATAGCTCACAAACACCGATTGATTACAGTAACTTAAGCCTCGCTTTATGGCTTGACCAACAGCCAGAAAAAGCGCTTTATTACGCCCAAAAAGCACTCGAACTCGCGACTGAGAATACCGGCATCATCTTAAATTATGCTGACTTATTAAATGTGAACGCTCAAACACAACAAGCGCACGATTATTACCAGCAAATAATCAACAAAGTCATTGCAAAGCCGAGTGCGCAAGAGTTATTAGAAAAAGCGCAAGCTTACAGTCAAGTCGGTGACCATATGAATGCGCTTAAAACATTGAGCTCTGTTGTTGTAAACAACGAGAACAAACAATTTTACTTTTACACCGCGACACTTGTGAATACTCAAGCAAAACAATTTGAGTCTGCCTTAGTAAGCTTTGAAGAATCTTTACAAGCAGGTTATCCCATTGAATGGTTTCAGTTTCCTTGGTATCAACCGCTGTGTAAATTTACTATTTTTAGCAATAAAGCAGGCAGTTTTTGCCTGCAATAA
- a CDS encoding CsgE family curli-type amyloid fiber assembly protein yields the protein MNRYHSIPLLLMCVFLLCTTKPVYGEIEISGLLLDRTISRSGHEFYNKFSLLWQDMPNTVGTNVVIKETVVPRAGTRLVVEMNNTIIYGTYMGRRIEPVEDKVEQAIYTTIDAIARSQFIEQSEDLASSGW from the coding sequence ATGAACCGATATCACTCTATCCCATTGTTACTAATGTGCGTTTTCTTACTGTGCACGACGAAACCTGTCTATGGCGAAATAGAAATCAGTGGCTTGTTACTCGATCGTACAATCAGTCGCTCAGGTCATGAATTTTATAATAAATTCAGCTTATTATGGCAGGACATGCCCAACACAGTAGGCACCAACGTAGTGATAAAAGAAACCGTAGTACCACGGGCAGGCACCCGCCTCGTGGTTGAGATGAACAACACCATTATTTATGGCACGTACATGGGCCGACGCATTGAGCCGGTTGAAGATAAAGTAGAACAAGCAATTTACACCACGATTGATGCGATAGCTCGTTCGCAATTTATCGAACAAAGTGAAGATTTAGCCAGTAGTGGATGGTAG
- a CDS encoding OmpA family protein, with amino-acid sequence MLKAQHMATVSQQAVTQLSFAVQFRTGTAQVESVYVDQLNSIIDLLNSDSRLSVQLYGYADQRGHSDDNSALSLSRSKNIAQYMLQNGIAMERIAIAGLGEEQAMFQSDDPEGLFFDRRVIIKVNDHLQKKSL; translated from the coding sequence ATGCTAAAAGCACAGCACATGGCCACAGTGTCTCAGCAAGCCGTGACGCAATTGAGCTTTGCGGTGCAATTTAGAACGGGCACGGCACAAGTAGAATCAGTGTATGTCGATCAACTCAATAGCATCATAGACTTACTCAATAGTGATTCACGATTAAGTGTTCAGCTTTATGGTTATGCGGATCAACGCGGCCACAGTGACGATAACAGTGCGCTTTCACTCAGTCGCTCAAAAAATATTGCACAATATATGCTGCAAAACGGCATTGCCATGGAGCGGATCGCAATTGCCGGATTAGGTGAGGAGCAGGCAATGTTTCAGTCTGATGATCCAGAAGGATTGTTTTTCGATCGCCGTGTGATAATAAAAGTGAATGATCACTTACAAAAAAAGAGTCTCTAA
- a CDS encoding DMT family transporter has translation MLYLIVVTVLWAFSFSLIGVYLAGQVDPWFSVLMRVGLAALVFLPFLRLGELSKVFVTQLMAIGAVQLGLMYGFYYHSFLYLSVPEVLLFTVMTPVYITLINDVLERQFHLHFLVSALLAVLGAVAIRYQSIDAGFITGFLLVQGANVCFAMGQVSYKRVMNQQNQRHSQPIKQHQIFGWFFVGAFVVALLSYALFGNPSQLPQTSIQWGVLVYLGVIASGLGFFAWNKGATLVDVGTLAVMNNVLIPAGIVVNLMIWNRDADLVRLAVGGAMIALAFGVNQYQQSRLKQD, from the coding sequence ATGCTTTATTTAATCGTTGTCACAGTGCTTTGGGCGTTTTCGTTTAGCCTAATTGGCGTGTATTTGGCAGGGCAAGTCGACCCGTGGTTTTCGGTGCTGATGCGAGTAGGGCTTGCTGCTTTAGTTTTTTTACCTTTTTTGCGCTTGGGCGAATTGAGTAAAGTCTTTGTTACGCAGTTGATGGCGATTGGTGCGGTGCAATTGGGCTTGATGTACGGTTTTTATTACCATTCCTTTTTGTATTTAAGTGTACCTGAGGTACTGCTGTTTACTGTGATGACACCTGTTTATATTACGTTGATTAATGATGTCCTTGAGCGCCAATTTCATCTGCATTTTTTAGTGTCGGCGTTATTGGCTGTGTTAGGTGCGGTGGCAATCCGGTATCAAAGTATCGACGCTGGTTTTATCACTGGGTTTTTATTGGTGCAAGGCGCTAATGTGTGTTTTGCCATGGGTCAGGTGAGCTATAAGCGAGTGATGAATCAACAAAACCAACGGCACTCTCAGCCAATCAAACAACATCAAATTTTTGGCTGGTTTTTTGTTGGTGCTTTTGTTGTTGCACTTTTAAGTTATGCACTCTTTGGCAACCCCTCACAATTGCCGCAGACTTCAATACAATGGGGCGTGCTGGTTTACTTAGGAGTGATTGCTTCTGGGCTTGGGTTCTTCGCGTGGAATAAAGGCGCGACCCTTGTTGATGTCGGGACATTAGCAGTCATGAACAATGTGCTGATCCCGGCAGGGATAGTGGTCAATTTAATGATTTGGAATCGCGATGCGGATTTAGTGCGTTTGGCAGTGGGTGGGGCAATGATTGCTCTGGCATTTGGGGTGAACCAGTATCAACAATCGCGATTAAAGCAGGACTGA
- a CDS encoding methylenetetrahydrofolate reductase translates to MALSLQEKIEDANQGVYLIGTTPPKIDTDNAQLETIANKLLSRLHEIEYDGVVIYDIQDESSRISAPRPFPFKQTVDPRVYSQLLSKLSELDVITYKSVAQRGVTQFKAWLNETKQEFNLKNLVLVGSPSSEGDIKLSLPDAYQTLADSEQDFFLGGVTIAERHASKRNEHTRLIEKTQQGCRFFISQAVYDAQATIDLITSYARTCRQEGIKPNRVILTFTPCGGEKTLQFMQWLGIAVPEATKWRILDAEDSLNESIRICRENLNQILRSCAHLDVPLGLNIESLTNRKEEIDASINLYRLLKATMELNLAEKQIA, encoded by the coding sequence ATGGCATTATCGCTACAAGAGAAAATTGAAGATGCAAATCAAGGTGTTTACCTCATAGGTACTACGCCACCAAAAATTGATACCGATAATGCGCAATTAGAAACAATTGCCAATAAACTACTTAGCCGTCTACATGAAATTGAATATGATGGTGTGGTGATTTATGACATTCAAGATGAAAGTAGCCGTATCAGCGCCCCGCGCCCTTTCCCATTTAAGCAAACGGTCGACCCTCGCGTATACAGCCAACTGCTGAGCAAATTGTCTGAATTAGATGTGATCACCTATAAAAGTGTCGCACAGCGTGGTGTCACACAATTCAAAGCCTGGCTTAACGAAACCAAGCAAGAATTCAATCTGAAAAATTTAGTCTTAGTCGGCAGCCCTTCATCAGAAGGCGACATCAAGTTGAGCTTGCCTGATGCTTACCAAACATTGGCGGACAGCGAGCAAGATTTCTTCTTAGGTGGCGTGACGATTGCTGAGCGTCATGCCTCAAAACGCAACGAGCATACGCGCCTGATCGAAAAAACACAGCAAGGCTGCCGCTTCTTTATTTCGCAAGCTGTTTATGATGCACAAGCAACCATTGATTTAATTACCAGTTATGCCCGTACATGCCGCCAAGAAGGTATTAAACCTAACCGTGTGATTTTAACTTTTACCCCTTGCGGTGGTGAAAAAACCCTACAATTTATGCAGTGGCTAGGCATTGCAGTCCCTGAAGCGACAAAATGGCGCATATTGGATGCCGAGGATTCACTTAATGAATCAATTCGTATTTGCCGTGAAAATTTAAACCAGATTTTGCGTAGTTGTGCCCACTTAGATGTGCCGTTGGGTTTAAATATTGAAAGCTTAACTAACCGTAAAGAAGAGATTGATGCATCGATTAATCTTTATCGTTTACTAAAGGCGACGATGGAGCTCAACCTAGCCGAAAAACAAATTGCTTAA
- a CDS encoding M16 family metallopeptidase, which translates to MKFKLLATSLAVSAILSGCVVHVDAGNKRNNDTSGQSTYAVEQTSHKKMANNSRDKVFSQNYVLEELPNGLRVMIVKTDYPDVVSLQIPVSVGSRNEVEAGKTGFAHFFEHMMFKGSEKYPQDVYSDILKNSGVDNRAYTTNDYTNYHLNFSKEHLNKVLEIEADIFQNLSYSEEQFRTEALTVKGEYLKNNASPIRKLLSAVRNEAFEKHTYKHTTMGFFEDIEAMPDQMAYGQEFFEKFYKPEYVSLVIVGDVDPQETMKMVKKHWGNWQKGDFVADIPVEPKQQAAKYIHEKNDGLPGHWLLVSYKGTAWQPKQKDRAALDLISQLYFSNNSALYQELVVDKQIASQMFTYNAETKDPGLLHVFVKVEKEQDLAVVRDAINQTYAQARTELVDADKLASLKSNLKYSFVGGLDSSEAIASTLASYMHFERDPEVINDLYASADAITAQDIKDIANQYFVDEARTTVTMSDLASIKGFEQEVSLNALVAKINNKPTEVAFNVLDKSNDSPLVDVNFLFYTGAAADPVGKKGLAALTASLLAQGGSESRSYNDIKKAMYPIAGSFGAQLDKEMLSFRGRVHKDNAAAWYALVSDQLLNPGFREDDFKRLKKEQIDGLKSGLKASNDEELGKEVLYHKLYQGHAYESYNYGDLSDLESITLDDVKAFYRSEFTQAKLNLGITGALPSKVKSKMLQDLSTLPKGDEQRLTIADAPKLVGRHATIIEKTAKSTAVSFGFPIETIRSDKDWAALWLVRSYFGEHRSSNSFLYERIRQVRGMNYGDYSYIEYFPRGSFQTKPDANLGRSEQIFQVWLRPLRSNNDAHFATRTAMFELDKLIKDGMSEENFAATRNFLVNFVPQLVASQDRQLGYALDSQFYQTDEFVSYVRKQLASLTVDDVNRVIRDNLQTDNIQFVFVTGDGKDMAKRLTTEQVSPLKYNSDKPAALINEDKIIESYPLKLNKKHVEVLDIENVFL; encoded by the coding sequence ATGAAATTTAAACTTTTAGCGACCAGCTTGGCAGTGTCTGCCATTTTATCGGGTTGTGTTGTCCACGTAGATGCAGGAAATAAACGCAACAACGATACTTCAGGTCAATCTACATACGCTGTTGAGCAAACAAGCCACAAAAAAATGGCCAACAATAGTCGCGATAAAGTGTTTTCGCAAAACTATGTATTAGAAGAGTTGCCAAATGGCTTGCGCGTGATGATTGTTAAAACCGATTACCCTGATGTTGTATCGCTGCAAATACCGGTTTCAGTCGGATCACGCAATGAAGTTGAAGCGGGCAAAACTGGCTTTGCTCACTTTTTTGAACATATGATGTTTAAAGGCTCTGAAAAATACCCGCAAGATGTGTACTCAGATATTTTGAAAAATTCAGGGGTGGATAACCGCGCTTACACCACCAATGATTACACTAATTATCACCTTAACTTCTCAAAAGAGCATTTAAATAAAGTACTCGAAATTGAAGCGGATATTTTCCAAAACTTATCGTATAGCGAAGAGCAATTTCGTACTGAAGCTTTGACTGTAAAAGGCGAATATTTAAAAAATAATGCCAGCCCAATTCGTAAGTTACTCTCTGCAGTTAGAAACGAAGCGTTTGAAAAGCATACCTATAAGCACACTACCATGGGCTTTTTTGAAGATATTGAAGCCATGCCAGATCAAATGGCGTATGGACAAGAGTTCTTTGAAAAGTTTTATAAGCCTGAATATGTATCGTTAGTGATTGTAGGTGATGTCGACCCACAAGAAACCATGAAAATGGTGAAGAAACACTGGGGTAACTGGCAAAAAGGCGATTTCGTCGCTGATATTCCGGTTGAGCCAAAACAGCAAGCAGCTAAATACATCCATGAGAAAAATGATGGCTTACCAGGTCACTGGTTATTAGTGTCGTATAAAGGCACAGCGTGGCAACCTAAGCAAAAAGACCGCGCTGCACTTGATTTAATCTCTCAGCTTTATTTCTCAAATAACTCAGCACTGTATCAAGAGTTAGTAGTGGATAAACAAATTGCTAGCCAAATGTTTACTTACAACGCCGAAACCAAAGATCCAGGTTTGTTGCATGTATTTGTAAAAGTTGAAAAAGAACAAGATTTAGCCGTCGTGCGTGATGCGATTAATCAAACTTATGCCCAAGCGCGCACTGAGCTAGTGGATGCCGATAAACTGGCCAGCTTAAAATCAAACTTAAAATACAGCTTTGTTGGTGGCCTTGATTCATCAGAAGCCATTGCTTCAACGCTTGCATCGTATATGCACTTTGAACGTGATCCAGAAGTCATTAATGACCTGTATGCAAGTGCTGATGCAATCACAGCGCAAGATATAAAAGACATTGCGAATCAGTACTTTGTTGATGAAGCGCGCACCACTGTGACCATGTCTGATTTAGCGAGCATCAAAGGGTTTGAACAAGAAGTCAGCCTGAATGCCTTGGTCGCAAAAATCAACAATAAACCAACTGAAGTGGCGTTTAATGTGCTTGATAAAAGTAATGATTCACCGCTGGTGGATGTAAACTTTTTATTCTATACCGGCGCTGCGGCTGATCCTGTGGGTAAAAAAGGCTTAGCCGCATTAACCGCGAGTTTGTTAGCACAAGGTGGTTCAGAAAGTCGCTCTTATAACGACATTAAAAAAGCCATGTATCCGATAGCTGGTAGCTTTGGTGCGCAACTTGATAAAGAAATGCTTTCATTTCGCGGTCGTGTCCATAAAGACAATGCTGCAGCTTGGTACGCATTAGTCAGCGATCAGTTACTTAATCCTGGTTTTCGTGAAGATGATTTTAAGCGTTTGAAAAAAGAACAAATTGACGGTTTAAAATCAGGTTTAAAAGCCTCTAACGATGAAGAGCTCGGTAAAGAAGTGCTTTATCATAAATTGTATCAAGGCCATGCGTATGAAAGTTATAACTATGGTGACTTGTCTGATTTAGAGTCGATCACTCTTGATGATGTAAAAGCCTTTTACCGTAGCGAGTTTACACAAGCGAAACTGAACTTAGGGATTACAGGTGCATTACCTAGCAAAGTAAAAAGCAAAATGCTGCAAGACTTATCTACTTTACCAAAAGGTGATGAGCAGCGTTTAACCATCGCTGACGCACCTAAACTAGTTGGCCGCCATGCAACAATTATTGAAAAAACTGCGAAGTCGACCGCTGTGTCGTTTGGTTTCCCGATTGAGACTATTCGCAGCGATAAAGATTGGGCGGCACTTTGGTTAGTGCGTTCGTATTTTGGTGAGCACAGAAGTTCAAACAGTTTCTTATATGAGCGAATTCGCCAAGTGCGCGGCATGAATTATGGTGATTATTCTTACATCGAATACTTCCCACGTGGTAGCTTCCAAACCAAGCCGGATGCAAACTTAGGCCGCTCTGAGCAAATCTTCCAAGTATGGTTACGCCCACTGCGTTCTAATAACGATGCGCATTTTGCTACCCGTACTGCAATGTTTGAACTTGATAAATTAATCAAAGACGGCATGAGTGAAGAGAACTTTGCTGCAACCCGTAATTTCTTAGTTAACTTTGTGCCACAGTTAGTGGCAAGCCAAGATCGTCAACTCGGTTATGCCCTCGATAGCCAGTTCTATCAAACGGATGAGTTTGTAAGTTATGTGCGTAAGCAACTAGCGAGCCTCACAGTGGATGATGTAAACCGCGTTATTCGTGACAACTTACAAACCGATAATATTCAGTTTGTATTTGTAACCGGTGATGGTAAAGACATGGCAAAACGTTTAACCACTGAGCAAGTGTCTCCGCTTAAATATAATTCAGATAAACCAGCAGCGCTTATTAATGAAGATAAAATCATTGAAAGCTACCCGCTCAAACTGAATAAAAAACACGTTGAAGTACTCGATATTGAAAACGTGTTTTTATAA
- a CDS encoding curli assembly protein CsgF, translating to MTRSKKIIISAVMMLSVSHAFASELVYTPINPSFGGSPLNGSMLLNKAQSQNKHKAPINEKSYAEKFQDSLERAYINRMVREITDLAFGEGVDDSIFNQDSIFMSGDYEIQVLTSGVDTITVQITNTVTGEVVIVEVPRFGG from the coding sequence ATGACAAGATCAAAAAAAATAATAATAAGTGCAGTGATGATGTTATCTGTCTCACATGCCTTCGCCAGTGAATTAGTGTACACCCCAATCAATCCAAGTTTTGGCGGCAGTCCTTTAAATGGCTCGATGTTGCTCAATAAAGCGCAATCGCAAAACAAGCACAAAGCGCCAATTAATGAAAAAAGCTATGCCGAAAAATTCCAAGACTCGTTAGAGCGAGCTTATATCAATCGCATGGTACGCGAGATTACTGATCTGGCATTTGGTGAAGGGGTTGATGACAGCATTTTTAATCAAGACTCTATTTTTATGAGTGGAGATTATGAAATTCAAGTGCTGACTAGTGGGGTGGATACAATCACCGTGCAAATAACCAATACAGTGACCGGTGAAGTGGTGATAGTTGAAGTACCGAGGTTTGGCGGATGA